A window from Acomys russatus unplaced genomic scaffold, mAcoRus1.1, whole genome shotgun sequence encodes these proteins:
- the LOC127186432 gene encoding PRAME family member 8-like, protein MRKSIINPPTLVQLAMQGLLRKDALEISALENLPIEFFPSLFKEAFDGRHTKILKAMVAAWPIPCLSVGVLMKTPEVETLKAVLDGIDILVMQKAHPRCKLQVLDLRNVHQDFWDVWAGEDGIGSADTVREKQVANRIHRYAQRRRLKVVTDLHLYFQLEEHQIYLLQWAQQGKGCVKLCCLEMKICAFTVEIITDVLDIFKRYYIEELELSTSQDLSIL, encoded by the exons ATGAGGAAGAGCATCATCAACCCTCCCACACTTGTGCAGCTGGCCATGCAGGGGCTGCTGAGGAAAGATGCTTTGGAAATCTCTGCTCTGGAGAACCTGCCCATTGAGTTCTTCCCATCACTGTTCAAGGAGGCCTTTGATGGCAGACATACAAAGATATTAAAGGCAATGGTGGCAGCCTGGCCTattccctgcctctctgtgggTGTACTGATGAAGACACCTGAAGTAGAGACATTGAAAGCTGTGCTGGATGGCATAGACATTCTTGTGATGCAGAAGGCTCATCCCAG GTGCAAGCTTCAAGTGCTCGACTTAAGGAATGTGCACCAGGATTTCTGGGATGTATGGGCTGGAGAGGATGGAATTGGCTCAGCAGATACTGTGAGGGAGAAGCAAGTAGCAAATCGCATTCATAGATATGCCCAGAGGCGGCGTTTGAAGGTGGTCACTGACCTCCACCTCTACTTCCAGCTGGAAGAACACCAAATTTACTTATTGCAGTGGGCCCAGCAGGGAAAGGGCTGTGTGAAGTTGTGCTGTCTGGAGATGAAGATATGTGCCTTCACTGTGGAAATAATCACTGATGTCTTGGATATTTTCAAACGATACTACATAGAGGAATTGGAACTTTCTACAAGCCAGGACCTGTCCATCCTGG